In Candidatus Kaistella beijingensis, a genomic segment contains:
- the mfd gene encoding transcription-repair coupling factor — MALKKINENFLPNLLQNEFGKELFSQIEDSKHFSVKGFAGSSPSVFAAELFLIKKKSLLFLTDDKEEALYITDELEDLLGKENVLYFPPTHLEPYQIEKTQNANLVLRTEVLNRIHNDKKPRVMVAPFASLAEKVMKKEDFKAISHTIKVGEKLDFDFTEELLHQFNFNVTDFVSEPGEFSVRGGIVDVFSYSNEEPYRITFFGNEVESIKTFDIETQLSKEKIKEFQLVSNMNFSVVGSKVSLLDLAPKDLIVLTKNAFLGFNFIKNFYEKAEEKFETLSKEIKHQKPEELFVSEEQFRDNLEKFQWIDFTSQSLNSSNTQLHLNQTPQPTFNKNFELLIDDLENKLADNFDIWISFSTEKQKERLESIFEELGRFDSAQRDIPFKSFKSELHEGFVDLDHKISVYTDHQIFDRYQRFKAKNTFAKSEQLTLKDLMQMKVGDYIAHIDHGIGKFMGLVKVNNNGKVQECFKLVYKNNDLLYVSIHSLHKISKYNGPDGREIVLSKLGSPAWKSLKQKTKAKVKQIAFDLIKLYAQRKTAKGFAFTPDSYLQNELEASFIYEDTPDQEKATFDVKKDMENDTVMDRLICGDVGFGKTEVAIRAAFKAATDGKQVAVLVPTTILAFQHYRSFKERLKDFPVNISYLNRFRTAKQKSETLEGLKNGKIDIVIGTHQLVGNSVKFKDLGLLIIDEEHKFGVSVKDKLKTLKNNIDTLTLTATPIPRTLQFSLMAARDLSVIKTPPPNRQPVETQIIGFNEEIIRDAIAYEIQRDGQVYFINNRIENLKDIAGLIQRLVPDAKVITGHGQMDGKQLEQNVLDFMEGKYDVLVSTTIVESGVDVPNANTIFINDAQRFGMADLHQMRGRVGRSNRKAFCYLITPPFDMMTTDARKRLEAIEQFSDLGSGFQIAMKDLEIRGAGDLLGGEQSGFINEMGFDTYQKIMQEALEELQNDEEFEDLFDNEEDRKKLFKSVKEVNIDTDLELMLPDSYVSSVEERLSLYQKLAEIQSKEELQKFENELIDRFGNLPKEAKNLLKSVELKWIAAEIGFDKIVVKNGIFLGYFPPNPQDKFYQSDKFRHIISYLNQNPKEATLKEKHSAEGNQLMMRKENVQHVDEVNAVLERILRN; from the coding sequence ATGGCTTTAAAAAAAATCAACGAAAACTTTCTTCCGAACCTTCTTCAGAACGAATTTGGGAAAGAACTATTCAGTCAAATCGAGGATAGCAAACATTTTTCCGTAAAAGGTTTTGCAGGTTCTTCACCATCGGTTTTTGCTGCCGAACTTTTTCTGATTAAAAAGAAATCGCTTCTTTTTTTGACCGATGATAAGGAAGAAGCGCTTTACATTACCGACGAACTCGAAGATTTGCTGGGAAAAGAAAACGTACTTTATTTTCCACCGACGCATTTGGAGCCGTATCAAATCGAGAAAACGCAGAATGCGAATTTGGTTTTAAGGACGGAAGTTCTGAACCGAATTCACAACGACAAAAAACCAAGGGTGATGGTCGCTCCTTTCGCTTCTTTGGCGGAAAAAGTAATGAAGAAAGAAGATTTCAAGGCGATTTCTCACACCATAAAAGTGGGCGAAAAGCTCGATTTCGATTTTACGGAAGAATTGCTGCATCAGTTTAATTTCAACGTAACGGATTTTGTTTCAGAACCTGGAGAATTTTCTGTTCGTGGCGGAATTGTGGATGTTTTTTCTTACTCGAATGAAGAACCGTACCGAATCACTTTTTTCGGAAATGAGGTGGAAAGTATCAAAACTTTCGATATTGAAACTCAATTGTCAAAGGAGAAAATTAAGGAATTCCAATTGGTGTCCAACATGAATTTTTCGGTGGTTGGCTCTAAAGTTTCTTTGTTGGATTTGGCTCCCAAAGATTTGATTGTTTTAACTAAAAACGCTTTTCTCGGATTTAATTTCATTAAAAATTTTTATGAAAAGGCGGAAGAAAAATTTGAAACTTTAAGTAAAGAAATCAAGCATCAAAAACCTGAGGAACTTTTTGTTTCCGAGGAACAGTTCAGAGATAATTTGGAAAAATTTCAATGGATTGATTTCACATCTCAATCGCTCAACAGTTCAAATACACAATTACATTTAAACCAAACTCCACAACCCACTTTTAACAAGAATTTCGAGTTGCTGATCGATGATTTGGAAAACAAACTTGCAGACAATTTCGACATTTGGATTTCCTTTTCCACCGAAAAACAGAAGGAAAGATTGGAATCTATTTTTGAAGAATTAGGACGCTTCGACTCCGCTCAGCGTGACATTCCTTTTAAATCCTTTAAATCTGAGCTTCACGAAGGTTTTGTGGATTTGGACCATAAAATTTCAGTGTACACCGATCACCAAATTTTCGACCGTTATCAAAGATTTAAGGCCAAAAATACGTTTGCAAAATCCGAGCAACTTACTTTGAAGGATTTGATGCAGATGAAAGTTGGCGATTATATTGCACACATCGATCACGGAATCGGGAAATTCATGGGTTTGGTGAAAGTGAACAACAACGGAAAAGTTCAGGAATGTTTCAAATTGGTTTATAAAAACAATGATCTGCTTTACGTTTCGATTCATTCACTCCACAAAATATCGAAATACAATGGTCCAGACGGAAGAGAAATTGTGCTTTCAAAACTCGGTTCTCCGGCGTGGAAATCTTTAAAACAAAAAACTAAAGCGAAGGTAAAACAGATTGCTTTCGACTTGATAAAATTGTACGCACAGAGAAAAACCGCGAAAGGATTTGCGTTTACTCCCGATTCTTATCTGCAAAACGAACTGGAGGCAAGTTTTATTTACGAAGATACTCCCGATCAGGAAAAAGCGACTTTCGATGTTAAAAAAGACATGGAAAATGACACCGTGATGGATCGTTTGATTTGCGGTGACGTGGGTTTCGGGAAAACGGAAGTGGCAATTCGTGCGGCGTTCAAAGCGGCAACCGACGGAAAACAAGTCGCGGTTTTGGTTCCGACCACGATTCTGGCTTTTCAACATTACCGAAGTTTCAAGGAACGATTGAAAGATTTTCCGGTGAATATTTCCTACCTGAACCGTTTCAGAACTGCAAAACAAAAATCTGAAACTTTAGAAGGTTTGAAAAATGGAAAAATCGACATCGTCATAGGAACCCATCAATTGGTTGGAAACAGTGTGAAATTTAAGGATTTAGGACTTTTAATTATTGATGAAGAACATAAATTCGGAGTCTCGGTAAAAGACAAATTGAAAACTTTAAAAAATAATATCGACACGTTGACTTTAACGGCGACTCCAATTCCCAGAACTTTGCAGTTTTCTTTAATGGCGGCGAGAGATTTATCGGTGATTAAAACGCCACCTCCGAACAGGCAACCTGTTGAAACACAAATTATTGGTTTTAATGAAGAAATCATTCGTGATGCAATTGCGTACGAAATTCAAAGAGACGGACAAGTGTATTTCATCAACAACCGAATTGAAAACCTGAAAGATATTGCGGGATTGATTCAGCGATTGGTTCCCGATGCGAAAGTGATTACAGGTCACGGACAAATGGATGGAAAGCAATTGGAGCAAAATGTTTTGGATTTTATGGAAGGAAAATATGACGTTTTAGTTTCCACAACCATCGTCGAAAGTGGAGTAGATGTTCCGAATGCGAACACGATTTTCATCAACGATGCACAACGTTTCGGGATGGCAGATTTGCACCAAATGCGTGGAAGAGTGGGACGAAGCAACCGAAAAGCGTTTTGTTATCTGATAACGCCGCCATTCGATATGATGACGACTGACGCGAGGAAACGTTTGGAAGCGATTGAGCAATTTTCGGATTTGGGAAGTGGTTTCCAGATTGCGATGAAAGATTTGGAAATTCGTGGAGCGGGAGATTTGTTGGGCGGTGAACAAAGTGGTTTCATTAATGAAATGGGATTCGATACGTACCAAAAAATTATGCAGGAAGCGTTGGAAGAATTGCAGAACGATGAGGAATTCGAGGATTTGTTTGATAATGAGGAAGACCGTAAAAAATTATTTAAATCGGTGAAAGAAGTCAATATCGACACGGATTTGGAATTGATGCTTCCTGATTCGTATGTTTCGAGCGTGGAGGAACGACTTTCGCTTTACCAAAAATTGGCAGAAATTCAGAGCAAAGAAGAACTTCAAAAGTTTGAGAATGAATTGATTGACCGTTTCGGAAATTTACCAAAAGAAGCCAAAAATTTGTTAAAATCTGTTGAATTAAAATGGATTGCCGCAGAAATCGGTTTCGATAAAATCGTGGTGAAAAACGGAATTTTCTTGGGCTATTTTCCACCGAATCCGCAAGATAAGTTTTATCAAAGCGATAAGTTTAGACATATTATTTCTTATTTAAACCAAAATCCAAAAGAAGCAACTTTAAAGGAAAAACATTCTGCGGAAGGAAATCAGTTGATGATGAGGAAGGAAAATGTTCAGCATGTGGATGAGGTGAATGCGGTTTTGGAGAGGATTTTAAGAAATTAA
- a CDS encoding GH3 auxin-responsive promoter family protein — MIGFIKKKIALIWAKKHVKETENFKRNAVEDQEKLLLSLIKTAEKTLFGRERNFEKIKNIQDFQSAVQIADYEALKTYIERVKKGQRNILWTETPEYFAKTSGTTSGSKYIPISKEGMPFQIAAAQSAIFHYINQKNNSDFVSGKMIFLQGSPELEEICGIKTGRLSGIVAHHIPNYLQKNRLPSLKTNLIEDWETKVDEIVKETEKENMTLISGIPPWLIMYFEKLIARNGKKITELFPNLQLIITGGVNFEPYREKMNELLGKPVDTIQTFPASEGFFAFQDDYQKEGLLLLTNHGIFYEFVPLEQYGKPNARRLTLKDVELNKDYALILTTNSGLWAYSIGDVVRFISKNPHRILVSGRTKHFTSAFGEHVIAFEVEEAMKTTVEKFPAQITEFHLAPQVNPKNGLPYHEWFIEFEKEPENMEAFRKNLDDEMRKRNTYYDDLISGNILQPLIITKLRKNAFQDYAKSEGKLGGQNKIPRLANDRKIGDFLGKIKL; from the coding sequence ATGATTGGATTCATCAAGAAAAAAATCGCTTTGATTTGGGCGAAAAAACATGTAAAAGAAACTGAAAACTTCAAACGAAATGCAGTTGAAGATCAGGAAAAGCTTCTACTTTCTTTAATAAAAACCGCCGAGAAAACTTTGTTTGGAAGAGAGAGAAATTTTGAAAAGATTAAAAACATTCAAGACTTTCAATCTGCCGTACAAATTGCTGATTATGAAGCCTTAAAAACCTATATTGAAAGAGTAAAAAAGGGGCAGCGGAACATTCTTTGGACAGAAACACCAGAATATTTTGCGAAAACTTCTGGTACGACTTCTGGTTCAAAATACATCCCGATTTCCAAGGAAGGAATGCCTTTTCAGATTGCGGCGGCTCAAAGTGCTATTTTTCATTATATTAATCAAAAAAACAATTCGGATTTTGTTTCCGGGAAAATGATTTTCTTGCAGGGAAGTCCAGAATTGGAAGAAATTTGCGGAATCAAAACCGGCCGACTTTCGGGAATTGTAGCGCATCACATCCCAAATTATTTGCAGAAGAACCGTTTGCCGAGTTTGAAAACCAACCTCATCGAAGATTGGGAAACCAAAGTGGATGAAATTGTAAAAGAAACTGAAAAGGAAAACATGACCTTAATTTCGGGGATTCCGCCGTGGCTGATCATGTATTTTGAAAAACTCATCGCGAGAAACGGAAAAAAAATCACGGAACTTTTTCCAAATCTTCAACTTATTATTACAGGCGGCGTCAATTTCGAACCTTATCGCGAAAAGATGAACGAACTTCTTGGAAAGCCAGTTGATACCATTCAAACTTTTCCGGCGAGTGAAGGATTTTTTGCGTTTCAGGATGATTACCAAAAAGAAGGATTACTTCTTTTAACCAATCACGGAATTTTCTATGAATTTGTTCCACTTGAACAATACGGAAAGCCAAATGCAAGACGACTTACTTTGAAAGACGTCGAACTCAACAAAGATTATGCGTTGATTTTGACGACCAATTCGGGACTTTGGGCGTATTCGATTGGCGATGTGGTGCGATTTATTTCTAAAAATCCGCATCGAATTTTGGTTTCCGGAAGGACAAAACATTTCACCTCCGCATTTGGTGAACATGTGATTGCTTTTGAAGTGGAAGAAGCGATGAAAACGACGGTAGAAAAATTTCCTGCCCAAATCACCGAATTTCACCTCGCTCCACAAGTTAACCCGAAAAATGGACTTCCGTACCACGAATGGTTCATCGAGTTTGAAAAAGAACCGGAAAATATGGAAGCGTTCAGGAAAAATCTCGATGACGAAATGCGGAAAAGGAACACCTATTACGATGATTTGATTTCCGGAAATATTTTACAGCCTTTAATTATAACTAAATTGAGGAAAAATGCTTTTCAAGATTATGCAAAATCAGAAGGGAAATTGGGTGGACAAAATAAAATCCCAAGATTGGCGAATGACAGGAAGATTGGGGATTTTTTGGGGAAAATTAAACTATAA
- a CDS encoding DMT family transporter: protein MNWIILIIAGLFETGFATCLGKAQETSGKESLFWWAGFVVALFISMFLMYKSISWGNNPIPIGTAYAVWTGIGAVGGVLVGIFIFNEPATFWKMFFVITLISSVVGLKMVSN, encoded by the coding sequence GTGAATTGGATCATCTTAATCATCGCCGGATTGTTTGAAACCGGATTTGCAACCTGCCTCGGAAAAGCGCAGGAAACTTCGGGAAAAGAAAGTCTGTTTTGGTGGGCAGGATTCGTTGTCGCCTTATTTATCAGTATGTTTTTGATGTATAAATCGATTTCTTGGGGAAACAATCCGATTCCGATTGGGACCGCTTACGCGGTTTGGACGGGAATTGGCGCAGTTGGCGGTGTTTTGGTGGGAATTTTTATTTTCAACGAACCGGCCACTTTTTGGAAGATGTTTTTTGTGATAACGTTAATTTCTTCTGTTGTGGGGTTGAAAATGGTTTCTAACTAA
- a CDS encoding MFS transporter has protein sequence MFSLKPIQTLKIPEFRNLMTGRFFLVLSFRMLATLMGWWIYQLTKDPFAIGLIGLSEVIPAVSTALYAGHVIDNSEKKKLLLICNYAYVFLIALLAVPAFFGDQFLHLDNKHISYFIYVIIFFTGFCRAFLGPIIPSMIPRIVPRETLPNAITLNQGTFLTASVAGHALGGFMIHWIDISGTILVVVGLMIFSSFFFWMLNKHHSENTNKEVNVMESMREGIAYIYKTKEILGALCLDMFAVLFGGAVAMIPVYATDILKVGSEGFGLLNAASDIGSMCIIAFLAFVPLKKNQGKILLVAVAGFGLCIIGFGLSKLYWLSFGFLMLSGMLDGISVVIRGTIVQLKTPEYIRGRVLSVNSIFIMSSNEMGQFESGVAAKLLGVVRSVVFGGTMTVLIALIVGTSVPKLRRMNY, from the coding sequence ATGTTTTCATTAAAACCGATTCAAACCCTAAAAATCCCCGAATTTCGAAACTTGATGACGGGAAGATTCTTCCTCGTTTTATCGTTCCGAATGTTGGCAACTTTGATGGGATGGTGGATTTATCAGTTGACGAAAGATCCTTTTGCAATCGGTTTGATTGGTTTGTCGGAAGTAATTCCTGCAGTTTCAACCGCACTTTACGCAGGTCATGTCATTGATAATTCCGAGAAGAAAAAACTGTTGTTGATTTGTAATTACGCCTATGTTTTTTTGATTGCACTTTTGGCGGTTCCTGCTTTTTTCGGAGACCAATTTTTGCATTTGGACAACAAACATATTTCGTATTTTATTTATGTCATTATTTTCTTCACGGGATTTTGTCGAGCTTTTTTAGGACCGATTATTCCTTCCATGATTCCGAGAATTGTTCCGCGTGAAACACTTCCCAATGCGATAACTCTAAATCAAGGAACTTTTCTTACCGCTTCGGTTGCAGGTCACGCTTTAGGCGGATTTATGATTCATTGGATTGATATTTCGGGGACGATTTTGGTGGTCGTTGGTTTGATGATTTTTTCTTCCTTTTTCTTCTGGATGCTCAACAAACACCATTCTGAAAACACGAATAAAGAAGTAAATGTGATGGAAAGTATGCGCGAAGGAATTGCCTACATTTACAAAACCAAAGAAATTTTGGGCGCACTTTGTCTCGATATGTTTGCGGTGCTTTTTGGTGGTGCAGTGGCGATGATTCCAGTTTATGCGACGGATATTTTGAAGGTTGGTTCTGAAGGTTTCGGTTTATTGAATGCCGCTTCAGATATTGGTTCGATGTGTATTATTGCCTTTTTGGCTTTTGTTCCGTTAAAGAAAAATCAGGGAAAAATATTATTGGTTGCAGTTGCCGGATTTGGTTTGTGCATTATTGGTTTCGGATTATCAAAATTGTATTGGCTTTCGTTCGGATTCTTGATGTTGAGCGGAATGTTGGATGGAATTTCTGTCGTAATCCGTGGAACAATCGTACAATTGAAAACACCGGAATATATTCGTGGACGAGTTTTAAGCGTAAATTCTATCTTCATCATGTCGAGTAACGAAATGGGACAGTTTGAAAGCGGTGTCGCTGCAAAACTTTTGGGCGTTGTTCGAAGTGTCGTTTTCGGTGGAACAATGACGGTTTTGATTGCATTAATTGTGGGAACGAGCGTACCGAAACTGAGAAGGATGAATTATTAA